Proteins from one Gimesia maris genomic window:
- a CDS encoding DJ-1/PfpI family protein, giving the protein MNKVLIIVGDATETVDTLYPYYRLIEGGYEPVVAAPEKRLYQMVLHEVKPGWTITKEWEGYTIQADIAFKDIKEEEYLGIFFSGGRAPEYIRDDEDLIRITQHFFEMNKPIASVCHGVEIPARAGCVKGRRMATVPKCQFDLEVCGGIFVNEACVIDGNMVSGRTYHDHGQYIGPWMKMLDEARNQY; this is encoded by the coding sequence ATGAATAAAGTGTTAATCATCGTTGGTGATGCAACTGAGACTGTCGACACACTTTATCCCTACTATCGACTGATTGAAGGGGGATACGAGCCCGTCGTTGCTGCACCGGAAAAACGATTGTATCAGATGGTCCTCCACGAAGTGAAACCGGGATGGACGATTACCAAGGAGTGGGAAGGCTATACGATTCAGGCAGATATTGCTTTCAAAGATATCAAAGAAGAAGAGTACCTGGGCATCTTTTTCAGTGGCGGCCGTGCTCCTGAGTACATTCGCGATGATGAAGACCTGATCCGCATCACTCAACACTTCTTTGAGATGAATAAACCCATTGCTTCAGTATGTCATGGCGTAGAAATTCCAGCACGCGCCGGTTGCGTGAAAGGGCGTCGTATGGCGACCGTTCCCAAATGCCAGTTTGATCTGGAAGTCTGTGGCGGCATTTTCGTGAATGAAGCCTGTGTGATTGACGGGAACATGGTTAGTGGGCGTACGTATCATGATCATGGTCAATACATCGGCCCCTGGATGAAGATGCTGGATGAGGCACGAAATCAGTACTGA
- a CDS encoding phytanoyl-CoA dioxygenase family protein — protein MTVSTGIITEEHKRQFQEEGYFILERAICEEHLQIVRDACDHLIDLMHQEMDRLGTDHIHISHRGKRYHIAKKYDQAPRLEEYVFSDLMAEICQATIGDTSYLFYDQYVVKAAEKGIKFSWHQDSGYLGFLHRPYVTVWAAVDDMTLENGTVDVLPYSTVGIRSLVEHIRDPETGDKTGYFGKEPGVTAVVPAGSLAVFSSLTFHRSGANTTDKMRRAYVTQYSPEPIIDPETQQPKHLVVPFLQDGEKVVS, from the coding sequence ATGACTGTCTCGACCGGGATCATTACCGAAGAACATAAAAGACAGTTTCAGGAAGAGGGTTACTTCATTCTGGAACGGGCTATCTGTGAAGAACATCTGCAGATTGTTCGCGACGCCTGTGATCATCTGATTGATCTGATGCATCAGGAAATGGATCGACTGGGTACCGATCATATTCACATCAGCCATCGGGGTAAACGCTATCATATCGCGAAGAAATATGACCAGGCGCCCCGACTGGAAGAGTACGTATTCAGCGATCTGATGGCAGAGATCTGTCAAGCCACGATCGGGGATACATCGTACCTGTTCTACGATCAATATGTCGTGAAAGCGGCGGAAAAAGGAATCAAGTTTTCCTGGCATCAGGACTCCGGCTACCTTGGGTTCCTGCATCGGCCTTACGTGACCGTCTGGGCCGCCGTCGATGACATGACACTGGAAAACGGGACGGTCGACGTACTGCCTTATTCCACGGTCGGCATTCGTTCGCTGGTGGAACACATTCGCGATCCCGAAACCGGCGACAAAACCGGATACTTCGGCAAAGAACCGGGGGTGACCGCAGTCGTTCCCGCAGGCAGCCTGGCCGTGTTCAGCTCGTTGACGTTTCACCGCAGTGGTGCAAATACGACCGACAAAATGCGGCGGGCCTACGTGACTCAGTATTCTCCCGAGCCGATTATCGATCCCGAAACTCAACAACCCAAACATCTGGTGGTTCCCTTTCTGCAGGATGGGGAAAAGGTCGTTTCTTAA
- a CDS encoding glycerol-3-phosphate dehydrogenase/oxidase yields MNQTERVLILGAGINGVAIARELLLNGIPVCMIDQGDLSQGATSKSSRLVHGGLRYLEYGDFSLVKESVHERGILLDLAPHFVKPLRFAIPLAHRATGVMSSGLRFLSGFRVPGAHWLNNQFSFSSERGMYLVDMGLSMYDWFASKGNLPRHSVHNVGEPGLPDINQEKFRWLACYSDAQMRFPERFVVALLHDCQKIARQKGLEFELFTYHQLSLKNRNAQLTSLQNPNLNHELFAPKVIINASGACGDLTLQQVDVASPRLMGGTKGSHIITFNQSLRDALGEQAIYSEASDGRLVFILPFGDCTLIGTTDVRVEGNPLDVTASPEELEYLVGMVNMVFPQVKLTNDDINLHYSGVRPLPYQPEGKAASISRDHSIKEREGPSGWIVTLVGGKLTSWRAFAENVTGRILKKLGKSYHSESKTRLIPGAEHYPQTADILKAEQDRLAEKYQLSQASIQALWTLQGTMIEEILDSLPDFSTDLLPGTNIPRQYVLWTINHEWVETIGDLVERRLMLIFEETLQAATLQALAECLVETGKLEAAQIPATLEIYQAHLTKFYGKRVH; encoded by the coding sequence ATGAATCAGACAGAGCGGGTACTCATACTGGGAGCAGGTATCAACGGCGTCGCCATTGCCCGTGAACTGCTGTTGAACGGGATTCCGGTCTGCATGATCGACCAGGGAGATCTCTCTCAGGGAGCAACTTCCAAATCCTCCCGTCTGGTTCATGGCGGCCTGCGCTACCTGGAATATGGTGATTTTTCGCTGGTGAAAGAATCGGTACATGAACGCGGTATCCTGCTGGATCTGGCACCGCATTTTGTGAAACCGCTGAGGTTCGCGATTCCGCTGGCCCATCGCGCCACGGGTGTCATGTCCTCCGGCCTGCGTTTTCTCAGTGGGTTTCGGGTACCGGGAGCGCACTGGCTCAACAACCAGTTCTCCTTCTCTTCTGAGCGGGGTATGTATCTCGTCGACATGGGACTGTCCATGTACGACTGGTTCGCCTCGAAAGGAAACCTCCCCCGCCATTCAGTTCACAATGTGGGAGAACCGGGATTACCCGATATCAATCAAGAGAAATTCCGCTGGCTCGCCTGCTATTCCGACGCGCAAATGCGATTTCCCGAGCGTTTCGTCGTCGCGTTATTACATGACTGTCAGAAAATTGCCCGGCAGAAAGGCCTCGAATTTGAACTCTTCACCTATCATCAGCTTTCATTGAAAAACAGAAACGCCCAACTGACTTCTCTGCAGAACCCCAATTTAAATCACGAACTGTTTGCTCCTAAAGTCATCATCAACGCTTCCGGAGCCTGTGGAGACCTCACGCTCCAGCAGGTTGACGTTGCCTCTCCCCGTCTGATGGGAGGCACCAAAGGCAGTCACATCATCACCTTCAATCAGAGTCTAAGGGATGCTTTGGGCGAACAGGCGATTTACTCCGAAGCCAGTGATGGCCGACTCGTTTTCATTCTCCCGTTTGGAGATTGTACCCTGATTGGCACAACCGATGTCCGCGTCGAAGGAAATCCGCTTGATGTCACTGCCAGTCCTGAAGAACTGGAGTACCTCGTCGGCATGGTCAACATGGTCTTCCCGCAGGTAAAGCTGACAAATGACGATATCAACCTGCACTACAGCGGCGTGCGGCCTCTGCCTTATCAACCGGAAGGCAAAGCCGCTTCCATTTCGCGCGATCACTCAATTAAAGAACGCGAAGGCCCTTCTGGCTGGATCGTCACTCTCGTAGGGGGAAAACTGACTTCGTGGCGTGCCTTTGCAGAAAACGTCACCGGTCGCATCCTGAAAAAACTGGGGAAGAGCTATCACTCCGAATCAAAAACCCGTCTGATCCCCGGTGCAGAGCATTACCCGCAAACCGCAGATATTCTCAAAGCGGAACAGGATCGACTCGCTGAAAAGTATCAACTTTCGCAGGCAAGCATCCAGGCCCTCTGGACACTCCAGGGAACCATGATTGAAGAAATCCTGGATTCCCTCCCCGACTTTTCCACAGACCTGCTCCCCGGAACGAATATTCCCCGCCAGTACGTACTCTGGACGATCAATCACGAATGGGTCGAGACCATCGGCGATCTCGTCGAACGTCGCCTGATGCTGATCTTCGAAGAAACGTTACAAGCCGCGACTCTTCAGGCACTCGCAGAATGTCTGGTTGAAACAGGCAAACTGGAGGCAGCACAGATTCCTGCGACACTCGAAATCTATCAGGCACACCTCACAAAGTTTTACGGCAAAAGGGTCCACTAA
- a CDS encoding GNAT family N-acetyltransferase, with the protein MDYQIKQAHAQDFLEIAALDRIAWPIEPDTFIPDGEHAWRLWCEYATVLIAISYRKESPQTLAGALLMFPTNTDEIFLHKIMVHADFRGQGIGSALMKQALQRADQVVLLTVNPENTPAVKLYESFGFQIRKIIEGYYRPHEHRLLMEFKPST; encoded by the coding sequence GTGGACTATCAGATCAAACAGGCACACGCCCAGGATTTTCTGGAAATTGCAGCACTGGATCGAATCGCATGGCCGATCGAACCGGACACATTTATCCCCGATGGCGAACATGCCTGGAGGCTCTGGTGCGAATACGCGACCGTCTTAATCGCGATTTCTTACCGGAAAGAGAGTCCACAGACACTCGCCGGTGCCCTGTTGATGTTTCCGACGAATACTGACGAAATTTTTCTGCATAAAATCATGGTGCATGCCGATTTTCGCGGACAGGGAATCGGCTCTGCTTTGATGAAACAGGCGCTGCAGCGAGCTGATCAAGTTGTATTACTGACTGTGAACCCCGAGAATACACCGGCGGTGAAGCTGTATGAAAGCTTTGGCTTTCAAATCAGAAAAATAATCGAAGGCTATTATCGCCCCCATGAACATCGGCTGTTAATGGAATTCAAACCTTCTACGTAA
- a CDS encoding XylR family transcriptional regulator, translating to MKNASRRIPHSDNNTIDSTIMAKSSIPHVALLIETSRSHGRGLLNGIRQFIAEKEEWSVFLMPRSLDSQVPEWISRWKGDGILCRTTSQEMADAITKSGIPALELRSTKLKHSFPFLGIDNRAMGRMVAEHFLERGIRHFGVYEIGCEVYFEQRCENYIQTINNAGYEVSVFSSPDDSEVPREWEKHQEKMVKWVSGLPKPAGVMACTDLLGFWLLDACDRAGISVPDEVAVVGAENDDILCMMARPPLSSVAYNSTRIGYEAAALLSRIMKGGSVPEEPYLLKPLGIVTRQSSDVVAVDDPELALALRFIRENACKGIQVTDILKAVPMSRTALERQMKSAIGRSPKAEIIRTQIERAKELLASTDLSLSQITQRIGFRHTQHFSTLFKEKVGETPGEFRSQMH from the coding sequence TTGAAAAACGCCTCGCGCCGCATTCCACATAGTGATAACAACACGATTGATTCAACCATCATGGCGAAATCCAGCATACCACATGTGGCCTTATTGATCGAAACGTCCCGCTCTCACGGACGGGGTTTGCTTAATGGCATTCGTCAGTTTATTGCCGAAAAGGAAGAATGGTCGGTTTTCCTGATGCCTCGGTCACTCGATTCACAGGTTCCCGAATGGATCTCCCGCTGGAAAGGGGATGGCATACTCTGCCGGACGACCAGCCAGGAAATGGCGGACGCGATCACGAAGTCGGGGATTCCAGCATTAGAACTGCGTTCGACCAAACTTAAACATTCCTTTCCCTTCCTGGGGATTGATAATCGTGCGATGGGTCGCATGGTGGCGGAACATTTTCTGGAACGGGGAATCCGTCACTTCGGCGTCTATGAAATCGGTTGCGAAGTTTATTTCGAACAACGCTGCGAGAACTACATCCAGACCATCAATAACGCCGGTTATGAAGTGAGTGTCTTTTCTTCTCCCGATGATTCTGAAGTGCCGCGTGAATGGGAAAAACATCAGGAAAAAATGGTGAAATGGGTAAGTGGACTTCCCAAGCCGGCAGGCGTCATGGCATGCACCGACCTGCTGGGGTTCTGGCTGCTGGATGCCTGTGATCGCGCCGGAATATCTGTTCCTGATGAAGTTGCCGTCGTCGGAGCTGAAAATGATGATATTCTATGCATGATGGCGCGGCCGCCTTTGTCGAGTGTGGCTTACAACTCGACGCGTATTGGTTATGAAGCAGCGGCGCTGCTGAGCCGCATCATGAAAGGAGGCTCAGTTCCCGAAGAGCCCTATCTGCTTAAACCGCTGGGAATTGTCACGCGTCAGTCCTCCGATGTGGTGGCCGTGGATGATCCTGAACTGGCGCTGGCGCTACGGTTTATTCGCGAAAATGCCTGCAAGGGAATTCAAGTTACCGATATTCTGAAAGCGGTTCCCATGTCCCGGACTGCATTGGAACGCCAGATGAAATCGGCGATTGGCAGGTCTCCCAAGGCGGAGATCATCCGGACGCAGATAGAACGGGCCAAGGAACTGCTGGCTTCGACCGATTTATCACTCTCCCAGATCACGCAACGTATAGGTTTTCGCCACACGCAGCACTTCAGCACGCTGTTCAAAGAAAAAGTGGGTGAAACTCCCGGCGAGTTCCGTTCGCAGATGCATTGA
- a CDS encoding Gfo/Idh/MocA family protein yields MTSQKLSRRTFVKTAAAGLPLACLAPGVFVNTARAAEKARNPNERLKIGSIGMRYQGSVIADKAQQYGDIVAIADVDREIAEKARKQFGGKATLFEDYREMLEKADIDVVTIGAPDHWHTKMLIDACRAGKDVYCEKPLTLTVDEGKIINKVVAETKAVVQVGTWQRSDHRFRQAVEMIKDGRIGDLKKVTVTLSKNKTGGPFKTEPVPSVLNWDLWQGQTPEVPYIKERCHYTFRWWYEYSGGQMTDWGAHHIDIAQWGAGMQETGPVDIEGTATFPNVENGYNVALDYHLKARYANGVILEVNDTGRTGVMFEGDEGRIFVNRGTIAGKPVEDLAKNPLPRESFNVYAHDNLSRPPRMGKLDAIVNHMGNFFDCIETRATPISSVQNQHRSVTVCHIGNISQRLGRKLTWDPQQEQFVGDAEANTWLKREQRAGYEIKDT; encoded by the coding sequence ATGACTTCACAAAAACTATCTCGTCGAACGTTTGTTAAAACAGCGGCTGCCGGGCTGCCCCTGGCCTGTCTGGCGCCGGGAGTTTTTGTGAATACGGCTCGTGCTGCAGAAAAGGCCCGCAATCCGAATGAACGGTTGAAAATCGGTTCGATCGGCATGCGGTACCAGGGTTCGGTCATTGCGGACAAAGCCCAGCAGTATGGCGACATCGTGGCGATCGCCGACGTGGACCGGGAAATTGCAGAGAAGGCCCGCAAGCAGTTCGGCGGCAAAGCGACCTTGTTCGAAGATTATCGGGAGATGCTGGAAAAGGCGGACATCGATGTCGTCACGATTGGTGCCCCCGACCACTGGCATACCAAAATGCTGATTGATGCCTGTCGTGCCGGCAAGGATGTCTACTGTGAAAAACCATTAACGTTGACAGTCGATGAAGGAAAAATCATCAACAAGGTCGTTGCTGAGACCAAGGCCGTCGTTCAAGTCGGTACCTGGCAGAGAAGCGATCACCGTTTTCGTCAGGCCGTCGAAATGATCAAGGATGGCCGGATTGGTGATTTGAAGAAAGTAACTGTCACGCTCAGTAAAAACAAAACTGGAGGCCCGTTCAAAACTGAGCCGGTTCCTTCCGTCTTGAACTGGGATCTGTGGCAGGGGCAGACACCCGAAGTCCCCTATATCAAGGAACGCTGTCATTACACGTTCCGCTGGTGGTATGAGTATTCGGGGGGACAGATGACCGACTGGGGCGCCCATCATATTGATATCGCCCAGTGGGGGGCCGGCATGCAGGAAACCGGTCCCGTCGATATCGAAGGAACGGCGACATTCCCGAATGTCGAGAACGGCTATAATGTGGCCCTCGATTATCATCTGAAAGCCCGTTATGCCAATGGCGTGATTCTGGAAGTCAATGATACCGGACGCACCGGAGTCATGTTTGAAGGAGACGAGGGACGCATCTTTGTCAACCGGGGTACGATTGCCGGTAAACCCGTTGAAGATCTGGCAAAGAATCCCTTGCCTCGCGAATCGTTCAATGTTTATGCCCATGATAATCTTTCGCGACCGCCTCGCATGGGCAAACTGGATGCGATTGTGAATCACATGGGGAACTTCTTCGACTGCATCGAGACGCGTGCCACACCGATTTCCAGTGTGCAGAATCAGCATCGCTCGGTGACGGTCTGCCACATTGGGAATATCTCACAGCGTCTGGGACGCAAACTGACCTGGGATCCTCAACAGGAGCAGTTCGTCGGTGATGCCGAAGCCAATACATGGCTCAAACGCGAACAGCGCGCCGGTTATGAGATTAAGGACACATAA
- a CDS encoding TPM domain-containing protein yields the protein MQSAFNYLNEEQQQQVEQAVVDAEQQTSCEIVPVIATSSGRYDRPEDVVGLWLTIITALCLWFFFPRNGGQAGDWGGMPVIVELFLAAILLALAFILGAIAGSRIGWLRRLFTPRLQMQDEVAARAREIFFDKRIHHTEGGTGILIYISLFEHMAVALADQSVIDKLGQPFLDQICRKLTTGLHAGNPTTTLCEIILEIGSQASTPLPRASDDQNELHDALVLID from the coding sequence ATGCAAAGCGCATTTAACTATTTAAATGAAGAACAACAGCAACAGGTGGAGCAGGCCGTCGTCGATGCGGAACAGCAGACATCCTGTGAAATCGTACCCGTCATCGCAACATCCTCAGGAAGGTACGACCGACCGGAAGATGTCGTCGGGCTCTGGTTGACCATCATCACTGCACTTTGTCTCTGGTTTTTCTTCCCCCGCAACGGCGGTCAGGCAGGAGACTGGGGCGGCATGCCCGTGATCGTTGAACTGTTTCTGGCTGCGATTCTGCTTGCCCTCGCATTCATTCTGGGAGCAATCGCCGGAAGTCGGATTGGCTGGCTCAGACGACTTTTCACTCCCCGTCTTCAGATGCAGGATGAAGTCGCCGCGCGTGCCCGGGAAATCTTTTTCGATAAACGGATTCACCATACCGAAGGGGGCACGGGCATCCTGATCTACATCTCCCTGTTCGAGCATATGGCAGTCGCACTGGCTGACCAGTCCGTCATTGATAAACTCGGACAACCTTTCCTCGATCAAATCTGCCGGAAACTCACCACGGGACTGCATGCTGGAAACCCAACGACCACACTCTGTGAAATAATCCTGGAAATCGGCAGCCAGGCTTCTACACCTCTTCCCCGTGCCTCAGACGATCAGAATGAGCTACATGACGCCCTGGTTCTGATTGATTGA
- a CDS encoding sugar phosphate isomerase/epimerase family protein has product MNAQLSRRDFNKQLLGTACSAGLLGTALGAGTEASQKPFQLNYIVASCMYGTLPLETILQETPKTGAEYIEIWAKRHGNQREQIDELGVEKTKQLLDKYNVKLGSFTCFKYGLFNMRGEMDLVSQLGGDMVICNSGGPRGLKGAELKAGIKAFAEKLKPHIAAAEEKGVMIGLENHGGGLINDPDTQRWLMEMLPAKNFGMALAPYHLEQDPEMIGKLITDLDDRLLHFQAWQHGMGCTRKLPKEQELLQLPGRGDLDFVPLLAALKKINYQGRTEIFMHPVPRGIPIQPTAEQVTAEINRSREYLENCLKQA; this is encoded by the coding sequence ATGAACGCTCAGCTCAGTCGACGCGATTTTAATAAACAGCTTCTGGGAACCGCCTGCTCGGCGGGTTTACTGGGAACGGCACTGGGAGCCGGAACGGAAGCTTCACAGAAGCCTTTCCAACTGAACTATATTGTCGCGTCCTGCATGTATGGCACACTGCCATTAGAAACGATTCTGCAGGAAACTCCCAAAACGGGAGCCGAATATATTGAGATCTGGGCAAAGCGTCACGGTAATCAGCGCGAACAGATTGACGAACTGGGTGTCGAAAAAACAAAGCAACTGCTCGATAAGTATAATGTCAAGCTGGGGAGCTTCACCTGTTTTAAATACGGCCTGTTTAACATGCGGGGCGAAATGGATCTGGTCAGTCAGCTGGGTGGAGACATGGTGATCTGCAACAGCGGTGGCCCCAGAGGATTAAAAGGGGCCGAGCTGAAAGCGGGGATCAAAGCGTTCGCCGAAAAACTCAAACCGCACATCGCTGCTGCCGAAGAAAAAGGGGTGATGATCGGTCTGGAAAATCATGGCGGCGGACTGATCAACGATCCAGACACACAACGCTGGCTGATGGAAATGCTGCCGGCGAAGAATTTCGGTATGGCACTCGCTCCTTATCACCTGGAACAGGACCCCGAAATGATCGGTAAGCTGATTACCGACCTGGATGATCGACTGCTGCACTTCCAGGCCTGGCAGCATGGCATGGGCTGTACCAGAAAACTTCCGAAAGAACAGGAGCTGCTGCAGTTACCCGGACGGGGGGATTTAGACTTCGTGCCTCTGCTGGCGGCGCTGAAGAAGATCAATTACCAGGGACGGACGGAAATCTTCATGCACCCGGTACCGCGCGGCATTCCCATTCAGCCGACAGCAGAACAGGTAACCGCGGAGATTAATCGCTCCCGTGAATATCTGGAAAATTGCCTGAAGCAGGCTTAA
- a CDS encoding arylsulfatase, producing MNPRRILLSMILLLVSSLLSLDSQSLHAKEKSRQPNIILVMTDDQGYWDTEISGNPKIKTPTIKKLAAEGVTFTRFYANMVCAPTRAGLMTGRHYLRTGLYNTRFGGDTLGPNETTIAQVLQKAGYKTGLFGKWHLGRYAQYQPQRRGFDHFFGHYHGHIERYTNPDQVVVNGTPVETRGYVTDLFTDAAIDFIQRNQQQPFFCYLAYNAPHSPFLLDTSHFGQPEGDKLIEKYLAKGLPLREARIYAMIERIDQNLSRLLQTVHDLKLDQETVVIFTSDNGGVSRGFKAGLKGSKASAYEGGTRVPFVVRWTDHFPAGKTTDAMVAQTDLFPTFCQLAGVPVPSNVKLDGESILSLMEQGGGKSPHQYLYHTWDRYTPNPYHRWAIHGPRFKLVGHDPQGKKKKEGEPQGQLYDLQEDPGEKKNVADQYPEKVSELRGEFLRWFQDVTAGQVYEPAAIPVGDEQEPEVELQPSWALLKGDDLEYSFDGYDWDTIDNWKTNSDTATWQLDVQKPGRYEVELSYGYRAEPPAPGQLQIAVGDQKLDYELPMSTSQNVFLKTDVGTLDLKQGKQFLSVRATQPEGVKGLRLNSLWLKSLGHP from the coding sequence ATGAACCCGCGACGTATTCTTCTGAGTATGATTCTCCTACTTGTTTCCAGTCTGCTTAGTCTGGACAGCCAGTCGCTTCATGCGAAAGAAAAATCCCGGCAGCCGAATATTATTCTGGTCATGACCGACGATCAGGGGTATTGGGATACGGAGATATCCGGTAACCCCAAGATCAAAACTCCGACGATTAAAAAGCTGGCAGCCGAAGGAGTCACCTTTACGCGGTTCTATGCCAACATGGTTTGTGCGCCGACCCGGGCCGGGTTGATGACGGGCAGGCATTATCTGCGAACCGGTCTGTACAATACCCGCTTTGGCGGAGACACACTCGGTCCGAATGAAACGACGATCGCGCAGGTCCTGCAGAAAGCGGGTTATAAAACGGGACTGTTCGGCAAATGGCATCTGGGGCGTTACGCGCAGTATCAGCCGCAGCGTCGCGGGTTCGACCATTTCTTTGGACATTATCATGGACACATTGAACGCTATACCAACCCGGATCAGGTGGTCGTCAACGGGACTCCCGTGGAGACGCGGGGTTATGTGACCGATCTGTTTACGGATGCCGCCATTGATTTCATCCAGCGAAATCAGCAGCAGCCTTTTTTCTGTTATCTGGCTTACAATGCACCGCATTCTCCGTTTCTGCTCGATACATCCCATTTCGGTCAACCCGAAGGGGACAAACTGATTGAAAAATACCTGGCGAAAGGGCTGCCACTGCGGGAAGCCCGGATCTATGCCATGATAGAACGCATCGATCAGAATCTCAGTCGATTGCTGCAGACCGTACACGATCTGAAGCTGGATCAGGAAACGGTGGTCATCTTCACCAGCGATAATGGTGGTGTGAGTCGGGGCTTCAAAGCCGGACTCAAAGGGAGTAAAGCGAGTGCCTATGAAGGGGGAACCCGCGTCCCGTTTGTTGTCCGCTGGACCGACCATTTCCCGGCGGGAAAAACAACCGATGCCATGGTGGCACAGACCGATCTGTTTCCCACGTTCTGTCAGCTGGCGGGGGTGCCGGTCCCCAGTAATGTGAAGCTGGATGGAGAATCGATCCTGTCATTGATGGAGCAGGGGGGCGGAAAATCACCTCATCAATATTTATATCATACCTGGGACCGTTACACGCCTAACCCGTATCATCGCTGGGCAATTCATGGTCCACGCTTCAAGCTGGTGGGACATGATCCGCAGGGAAAGAAGAAAAAAGAGGGTGAGCCTCAGGGGCAGCTCTATGATCTGCAAGAGGATCCGGGTGAGAAAAAAAATGTGGCTGATCAATACCCGGAGAAGGTCAGTGAATTACGCGGTGAGTTCCTGCGCTGGTTTCAGGATGTGACGGCGGGCCAGGTTTATGAGCCGGCGGCCATTCCCGTAGGAGACGAGCAGGAGCCGGAAGTGGAACTACAACCGAGTTGGGCCCTTTTGAAGGGGGACGATCTGGAGTACTCATTTGACGGCTATGACTGGGATACAATCGACAACTGGAAAACGAATTCCGACACTGCCACCTGGCAGTTGGATGTACAGAAACCAGGCCGCTACGAAGTGGAGTTGAGTTATGGCTATCGGGCAGAGCCTCCGGCACCGGGACAGTTGCAGATAGCCGTGGGGGACCAGAAGCTTGATTATGAACTGCCGATGAGTACGAGCCAGAATGTATTTCTGAAAACGGACGTCGGGACTCTCGACCTCAAACAGGGGAAACAGTTTCTGTCAGTACGGGCAACTCAGCCTGAGGGGGTCAAGGGGCTGCGTCTGAATTCCCTCTGGTTGAAATCACTGGGTCATCCATAA